AAGGTTGATGGCGAGTTGTTGTTTGTCTATCTGGGGTTATACTCCATCGGGCGCTTTTTTATCGAAGGATTAAGAACCGATAGTCTGATGTTTATGGGACTGCGGGTAGCACAACTTCTTAGTTTGGCATTAGTGGCGGTTGGCGTTGGTGGCGTTTGGTATTTGCGTAAAAATAGTGTTCGTTTTAATAATTCATTAATTAAAAACTAACACGATCATTTTAAAAATGATCGTATAAAAAGAGACTGTCATTGATTTATGGCAGTCTTTTTTTTATTCCCAGGATAATTTTATAAAAAAAGCTGTTTTGAGATACCTGGTGATGGTTTTTATTTTGATCTGTTATTCAATTAAAACTGCTTAGTCATGCCACGATATTGAATCGCTTCCGATAAATGTGTGACAGAAATTGTGTCAGCGTCATCCAAATCGGCAATCGTTCGGGCCAGTTTTAAAATGCGATGGTAACCCCGGGCACTTAGTTTCATTTTGGTGTAGACTTTTTCCATCAGATTTTTTTCAGCCGCACCAAGTTGGCAAAAAATTTCCAATAGTTTAGGTGTAAGTTGGGCATTATAAAAAATATCCAGATCCTGATAACGTTTGTTTTGCCGTTCGCGGGCGGCATCAACCCGTTTTTTGATGGTTTGAGAGCTTTCGCCCTTTGGTTTGATCTGTAATTCGTCATAGCTAATGCTAGGAATTTCAATAAAGATATCCAGCCGGTCCATTAGCGGGCCGGAGATTTTCCCCTGATAGTTTTTAATTTGCTGGGGGGTGCAAAGACATTCGTGGACAGGGTCAGTAAGATATCCACAAGGACAGGGATTCATTGAAGTAATTAAGGTAAAACTGGCCGGAAAGGTCAGGGAAGCATTAACCCGGGAAATTGTGACTTCCTGATCCTCCATTGGTTGGCGCAGTACTTCCAGTGCCGATTTTTGAAATTCAGGTAACTCATCAAGAAAAAGAACCCCTAAATGAGCCAGGGAAACTTCACCGGGTTTAGGAATCCGGCCGCCGCCAACTAATGACGTTTTAGAAATAGTATGATGAGGCGAACGAAAAGGTCGTTGATTCATGATGGCATTATTTTTTAACAGTCCGGAAATGCTGTGTATTTTAGTAATTTCAAGCGCTTCATCAATGGTTAGATCCGGCAGGATGGAAGAAAAACCTTTTGCCAACATCGTTTTACCGGAACCGGGTGGGCCGCTCATCAGGACATTATGGCTACCGGCAGCGGCGATTTCAAGGGCGCGTTTGGCCAGATCCTGGCCACGAATATCAGAAAAATCAATGGCATGACTGCTTTTTTCAAGTGTCAGGATCGAACGGAGATCGACTTTAAAGGGTTCAATAATTAATTCGTTTTTTAAAAAAGCGGTTGCTTCATTAAAATCTTTGAGGGGGATAACATCAACATCCTGTACAACGGCCGCTTCATAGCGGTTGTCAAAGGGCACTAAAATATGTTTAATACCGGCTTCTTTTGCCGCCAGCACCATTGGCAATACGCCGTTGACACTACGGATCTCGCCGCTTAGCGATAATTCGCCAATAATCAGATAATCTTCGGGATGATCCCAGTTAAGCTGCTCTGAAGCGTTTAAAATACCCAGTGCAATGGCCAGATCAAAAGCCGGGCCTTCCTTTTTTAGATCAGCCGGAGCAAGATTAATGGTGATCCGTTCCATCGGATATTTATAGCCATTATTTTTGATCGCGGAAAAAACACGATCCTTCGATTCCTTGATTCCGATGTCGGGCAGACCAACCAGTGAATATGTCGGCAAACCTCGGGAAATGTCAATTTCCACAGTAATAATAACGCCGTTTACTCCCAATAACCCGCAACTTTTTAACTGTGATAACATATAAAGTTTACCTCCATTTTATTAAATGTATTATACAAGAAATAAAGCTAAAAATATAGAGAAAATATTTAACTGATTTTCATAAAAAACAAGATTTTTTGGCTTTTGTTTACGGGTGAAAACTTAAAAACTATCGCTAAAACTTAACATATGTCAATTTGTTCAATAATAATTGCAAATTGATAATTTAAATAGAAAATAAAACGCTTGACTATTGCTATTATTGAGTACGGGGAGTATAATAAACAAAAATAATTAAAACACAAAACGTAAAAACGCAAAAAATACGAAAATAATCAAAACGATCGGCAGCAGTGCCAAAAACCGAGAGGGGATAATCGATGCCTGATACGACAGATCAATTTGAAGATGAGTTTGAAATAGATTTGCTTAAGCTGATAAAAGCACTTTGGCATAAAGCCTGGTTAATTGTATTATTTGCTTTGTTAGGTGGCGGCTTGGTATTCATTTATACTTATTTCTATGTTGAACCACTTTATAAGTCAAGTGCTCAAATGTACGTTAATAATAGTTCTCTTTCTTTAGATTCCGCAGCCCTCAGTATCACAAGTGGTGATATTTCAGCCTCCAAAAGTCTCGTCCAAACATATATTGTCATTCTCAAATCCCGACAGGTGCTTGAAGAAATTATCAGAAAGGCCCAATTGGATTTAACCTATGAAGAGTTAAGTGCCATGATATCAGCCGGATCGGTTAGTTCAACGGAAGTTTTTGAAATTGTCGTGACCGATACCGATCCCTATCGCGCCGAAAAAATTGCCAATACCATTGCTGGCGTATTGCCTGAAAAAATCAGCAGTATTGTTGAAGGAAGCTCTGTCCGAATTGTTGACTACGC
This is a stretch of genomic DNA from Acetobacterium woodii DSM 1030. It encodes these proteins:
- a CDS encoding YifB family Mg chelatase-like AAA ATPase; the encoded protein is MLSQLKSCGLLGVNGVIITVEIDISRGLPTYSLVGLPDIGIKESKDRVFSAIKNNGYKYPMERITINLAPADLKKEGPAFDLAIALGILNASEQLNWDHPEDYLIIGELSLSGEIRSVNGVLPMVLAAKEAGIKHILVPFDNRYEAAVVQDVDVIPLKDFNEATAFLKNELIIEPFKVDLRSILTLEKSSHAIDFSDIRGQDLAKRALEIAAAGSHNVLMSGPPGSGKTMLAKGFSSILPDLTIDEALEITKIHSISGLLKNNAIMNQRPFRSPHHTISKTSLVGGGRIPKPGEVSLAHLGVLFLDELPEFQKSALEVLRQPMEDQEVTISRVNASLTFPASFTLITSMNPCPCGYLTDPVHECLCTPQQIKNYQGKISGPLMDRLDIFIEIPSISYDELQIKPKGESSQTIKKRVDAARERQNKRYQDLDIFYNAQLTPKLLEIFCQLGAAEKNLMEKVYTKMKLSARGYHRILKLARTIADLDDADTISVTHLSEAIQYRGMTKQF
- a CDS encoding YveK family protein — protein: MPDTTDQFEDEFEIDLLKLIKALWHKAWLIVLFALLGGGLVFIYTYFYVEPLYKSSAQMYVNNSSLSLDSAALSITSGDISASKSLVQTYIVILKSRQVLEEIIRKAQLDLTYEELSAMISAGSVSSTEVFEIVVTDTDPYRAEKIANTIAGVLPEKISSIVEGSSVRIVDYAVIPAAKSSPSLIKNSLIGALVGALICAGVIIVLVLKDTIIRDYDYLNTSYEDIPLLAIVPDMDSKTNNKNYYRSYK